The sequence ATGGCTATCCAGTCGATCAACCCGGCGACCGAAGAGGTGCTGAAGAGCTTCGAGGCGTACTCGCCTCAGGAAGTCGAGCGCATCGTCGCCCAGGTGTTCGACGCCTTCACCCGCTGGCGCAAGACGAGCTTCGCGCAGCGCGCGGCGCTGGTGCGACGGGCCGGCGCGATCCTGCGCGAGCGCAAGGCGCAGTACGGCCGCCTGATCACGCTGGAGATGGGCAAGCCGATCGGCGAGGCCGAGGCCGAGGTCGAGAAGTGCGCCTGGAACTGCGAGTTCTACGCCGA comes from Dehalococcoidia bacterium and encodes:
- a CDS encoding aldehyde dehydrogenase family protein, translating into MAIQSINPATEEVLKSFEAYSPQEVERIVAQVFDAFTRWRKTSFAQRAALVRRAGAILRERKAQYGRLITLEMGKPIGEAEAEVEKCAWNCEFYA